A portion of the Gossypium arboreum isolate Shixiya-1 chromosome 8, ASM2569848v2, whole genome shotgun sequence genome contains these proteins:
- the LOC108470145 gene encoding uncharacterized protein LOC108470145 — protein MALASRTRRMLEALVREGSLNWLLSRRSSFSEEFEELESSPSAGNNWIPELSPAANIVVRRCSRILETSSSELQESFNTEASDSIKHKSRYARNFLEYCCFRALALSTQGMGHLADKKFRRLTFDMMVAWEAPAAASQSLINLDDDLSIGIEAFSRIAPAVPIIANVIICENLFEVLTISTGGRLHFSIYEKYLNGLERVIKKMKSQSESSLLSAVRSTRGEKILEVDGTVTTQPVLEHVGISTWPGRLILTDHALYFEALRVVSYDKPKRYDLSDDLKQTVKPELTGPWGTRLFDKAVLYKSISLSEPAIIEFPELKGHTRRDYWLAVIREILYVHRFINKFHITGIEKDDALSKAILGILRVQAIQEISSSSTVCFESLLMFNLCDKLPGGDLILETLANMSSSRGLDWGNNIVASGGMYSISALTTVSNLGVMFGSSSNNPSEAGLLVGELAVGEMSSLERAVKESRENYKKVVLAQETVNGVKADGIDTNLAVMKELLLPVMEVGKWLLSLVYWDDPLKSLLFSLISTFIIFRGWLGYTLALTLVLIAIFMVVTRFCNQGRPLVELKVMAPPSMNTMEQLLAVQNAISQAEQLVQDGNIVLLKFRALLLSIFPQASDRFAALLVFMALILALVPSKFMLLVVFWETFTRYSPLRKASTERWMRRLREWWFSIPAAPVVLETQKQKEKDAKKRK, from the exons ATGGCGTTGGCAAGCAGAACAAGACGTATGCTTGAGGCTTTGGTAAGAGAAGGATCATTAAATTGGTTACTTAGCAGGCGAAGCTCCTTTTCTGAGGAATTTGAGGAGCTGGAGAGTTCTCCATCTGCTGGAAACAATTGGATACCTGAGCTCTCTCCCGCTGCAAATATAGTTGTGCGCAGGTGCTCAAG AATACTTGAAACCTCTTCAAGTGAGCTTCAAGAAAGCTTTAACACTGAGGCATCTGATTCTATAAAGCATAAGTCACGGTATGCGAGGAACTTCTTGGAATACTGCTGCTTCAGGGCTCTTGCTCTGTCTACTCAAGGAATGGGTCATCTGGCCGATAAAAAGTTTCGACGCCTTACATTTGACATGATGGTGGCCTGGGAAGCCCCAGCAGCCGCCAGTCAATCTCTAATTAAT TTAGATGATGATCTGTCCATCGGGATAGAGGCTTTCTCTCGAATAGCTCCTGCAGTTCCAATCATTGCCAATGTGATTATTTGTGAAAATCTTTTTGAGGTTCTCACCATCTCAACAGGTGGTCGGCTTCATTTCTCTATCTATGAGAAGTACCTAAACGGACTGGAGAG AGTGATTAAAAAGATGAAGAGCCAATCCGAATCATCTCTTTTGTCTGCCGTTCGATCAACTAGAGGAGAAAAGATACTTGAGGTGGATGGAACAGTCACTACTCAACCGGTTCTTGAACATGTCGGAATATCAACATGGCCAG GTCGATTAATACTGACTGATCATGCGTTGTACTTTGAAGCCCTTCGAGTTGTATCTTATGACAAACCCAAAAGATATGATTTATCAGATGATCTAAAACAAACTGTTAAACCTGAGTTGACTGGACCATGGGGTACTCGACTTTTTGACAAGGCAGTCTTGTACAAATCAATTTCCTT ATCAGAACCAGCTATTATAGAGTTTCCTGAACTTAAAGGGCACACTCGACGTGATTACTGGCTAGCAGTAATCCGGGAAATTTTATATGTTCATAGATTTATAAATAAGTTCCATATTACTGGAATTGAAAAGGATGATGCACTTTCTAAAGCTATTCTTGGAATTTTGCGTGTGCAAGCCATCCAGGAAATTAGTTCCTCAAGTACAGTTTGCTTTGAGTCTCTTCTCATGTTTAACCTCTGTGATAAATTACCTGGGGGAGATTTAATATTGGAGACTCTTGCAAACATGTCAAGTTCAAGGGGACTAGACTGGGGTAACAATATTGTGGCTAGTGGTGGCATGTACTCAATCTCAGCCTTGACCACGGTTTCGAACTTAGGTGTTATGTTTGGTTCAAGTTCAAATAACCCTAGCGAGGCTGGACTACTTGTGGGTGAACTGGCTGTGGGCGAAATGAGTTCATTGGAGAGAGCAGTTAAAGAATCTAGAGAAAACTATAAAAAAGTGGTGCTAGCTCAAGAAACAGTAAATGGGGTTAAAGCAGATGGTATTGACACCAATTTAGCTGTTATGAAG GAGTTGCTTCTTCCAGTGATGGAAGTTGGGAAGTGGCTTCTGTCGCTGGTATATTGGGATGATCCTCTAAAGTCTTTGCTATTCTCTTTGATTTCCACGTTCATTATTTTCAG GGGATGGCTGGGTTATACCTTGGCATTGACTCTAGTCCTTATTGCGATCTTTATGGTTGTTACGAGATTTTGCAACCAAGGCAGGCCTTTGGTTGAACTCAAGGTAATGGCACCTCCTTCTATGAACACAATGGAACAGCTTTTAGCTGTTCAGAACGCAATATCTCAAGCTGAACAGCTTGTCCAGGATGGAAACATTGTTCTTCTCAAGTTTCGTGCCTTGCTGCTCTCCATTTTCCCACAG GCAAGCGATAGATTTGCAGCTCTGCTGGTGTTTATGGCATTAATTCTAGCGTTGGTGCCTAGTAAGTTCATGCTTCTGGTGGTGTTTTGGGAGACATTTACGAGGTATTCGCCTCTTAGGAAGGCAAGTACGGAAAGATGGATGAGGAGACTCAGAGAATGGTGGTTCAGCATCCCAGCAGCTCCGGTGGTACTTGAAACTCAAAAACAGAAAGAAAAGGATGCTAAGAAGAGAAAGTGA
- the LOC108468337 gene encoding VQ motif-containing protein 20 codes for MNPTQFHDQHRHAKKESTSNIGNGGICPPPLKVSKDSHLIKKSSSSSSSSSAASSLGVSGTVKPQQQRHPVIIYTHSPKVIHTHPKDFMALVQKLTGLSRNEDDHQNHNNHAPHQPKAETGAASVEEDSKRINNDDNESSSVITDENCEGQVNSCFVPPLFDPPAAPFLNIPVFTPNSTDFLCVNHQPFYNYTDSLFFTPNMRSSISSSSGLEGMNEFRDY; via the coding sequence ATGAACCCAACGCAATTTCATGATCAACATCGTCATGCAAAGAAAGAGAGCACGTCCAACATCGGGAATGGTGGCATTTGTCCCCCACCCTTGAAAGTTAGCAAAGACTCTCATTTGATCAAGAAATCATCATCCTCTTCGTCGTCGTCGTCGGCAGCCTCCTCCCTTGGCGTCAGCGGCACCGTGAAGCCGCAACAGCAGCGTCACCCTGTCATTATCTACACACACTCTCCCAAAGTCATCCACACACACCCTAAAGATTTCATGGCGTTGGTTCAGAAACTCACAGGGCTTTCACGCAATGAAGATGatcatcaaaatcataataaTCATGCGCCTCATCAACCCAAAGCGGAGACTGGTGCCGCTTCCGTAGAGGAAGACAGCAAGAGGATCAACAATGATGACAACGAATCATCATCGGTAATAACAGATGAAAACTGTGAAGGGCAAGTAAATTCTTGTTTTGTCCCACCTTTGTTTGATCCACCAGCAGCTCCATTTCTAAATATTCCAGTTTTTACGCCAAATTCTACCGATTTTCTTTGCGTCAATCATCAGCCTTTCTATAATTACACTGATTCATTGTTTTTCACACCAAACATGAGAAGCTCTATTTCATCATCTTCAGGGTTGGAGGGGATGAATGAATTTCGTGATTACTAA